Genomic segment of Acidobacteriota bacterium:
GGATCAGACCATTGTCTGTCACCCTGGGAAATCGACTATAGCAATGTGGAGTTTATTCTTCGGAATCGGCCCATCGAGCTCGAGAATTCGAGCCGCAAATGCATACAGTCCGGGTTCGAGGATCTCAGACCCGCTAAGGGCCAAACAGAATGTCTCATTTCCGAAGCGGCCCGCCCATTTCCACACCGCAAACTTTACGAGTGGGTGAGTAAAATGTAGCAAATCCGCGTTCGCATGACGGTAAGCGACCTCGCGGGAAAGGGTTGCCGTGACCTCAGTAGAAGCGATTCTCCTACCAAACGCTATTACGTCGCTTCCAAACTCTAGTGATGAGTCATCAATGTCCCGGGCCAATTGCGGCGAAAGCCTAAATCGCTGAACACTTGAAAGTGTATTTTCGGGAATAAGATATCCGGGATAGAATGTCGCTAAAAACCGGTTGAGAAAACGTAAGAGGTCTGCCTCGCCGGGAACTTGCTTCTCGCCTGATAATGCAGCTATTTCGTCCAACAGACTCTGATCTGATGTAAAGAGATTTTCAGCCTGCCCACGGACTTTTTGCAACGACGGTCCGGTTCGCAATTGCCCGTTCTTCGATACGCAGTTTCTTTTCTAACTCGTCATGCGTTAGGCTGCCACTAACTGCCTCGCGAGTTAGTTTCTCGATCTGGTCCCCAACAATTGGATCAATCTCACCAATCGAAGTTTCGAAAATCCCGATCTTTCTTAGAAGCCTTTCCAGAATTCTTTCTTCGATCGAATCTTGTACGACAAAATTGATGACCACAATTCGCTCAGCTTGTTGGCCGATTCGGTCGACGCGACCAATGCGTTGCTCCACAACCATTGGATTCCAAGGCAGATCGTAATTCAGAACGACGGACGCACTTTGCAGATCGATACCTTCTCCACCGACTTCGGAGGTTAGAAGGACGTCATTTTCAGAAAGCGTTAAGAAGTCTTCGATTGCCCTATCCCGATCCAAAAGTGGAATTTTCCCATGGATCATCCGAACGCCGATACTTTTCGCCTCAAGGGATCTACGAAGATACTCGAGCGTCTTTCGAAAGAACGAAAAGACCACAATTTTGCGACGTGGCATTTTAGCTTTTCATCTTCGTCCCAAATCGTACTTAAAGTTTCGTAGAAATCCTCAAATTTTGTATCGGCCCCACCATTTTGAGACCAATCGGTCACAAGAGCGGCGAGTCTCTCCTTTTGCGAACCAAACCAACTGCTAATTTCGCTCGTCACACTTTGTCCGAATACTTCATCGTCAGGCATCAGAACCCAAATCGTTAGCCATAGTTCTGGCCTCAGACATACTCGATGACTCCAATTCGTTCCTGAAAGTATGCGATTGCGGCCGGAATACAACTCGCGGTGGCCCTGGTAAGCCATAAGCGTAGCCATCTGATATCCCCAACTTTGAGACAACTCGTGATCAGGTCGAACTCGACAGAGTTGTTCGACACTTTCATAAATTCGCCGCTCAGGCTCGGATAAATTGACATGCTTCCAATAGGCGATCCGCTGGGCGCATCCCGGCATCGCTTCAGACTTGCGTGTTCTGGAAACTATATTCCCAAGTGTATTCAGTTGTGATAGGTCGAAATGGAGACCGGCAACATCCTCATTTTCAAGGTGTTTCTGCTCAAGTCGCCCAATAATTGATTCCAGAAAGCCCTTGGCGACCGGAGCTCCGAAACCATCCGTAGACCTGATAGCTGAGAGAGCTTCAATTGCGCTATCGATACGTCGAGGATGAGACGATAGATGACGTTGGCATTCCAATATCTTTCGGTTGGCCTCCATCTGGCGACTGAAAATTTCCCGATCTGGAAATTCATCCTCGGACAGTAGCCTCAATAGATTCCACAGATCATCCAACGTGTTCTGCACAGGTGTCGCGGTAAGGAAGACACGATGATCGGCAAGATCGCATAAAAAAGTCTTCCAAGCCTGTGCTGCAACGTTTCAGGGTTCCT
This window contains:
- a CDS encoding SWF/SNF helicase family protein; this encodes MPRRKIVVFSFFRKTLEYLRRSLEAKSIGVRMIHGKIPLLDRDRAIEDFLTLSENDVLLTSEVGGEGIDLQSASVVLNYDLPWNPMVVEQRIGRVDRIGQQAERIVVINFVVQDSIEERILERLLRKIGIFETSIGEIDPIVGDQIEKLTREAVSGSLTHDELEKKLRIEERAIANRTVVAKSPWAG